GAACGTTCCATCGGCTGAACGGTAAATGGTGTCAGTGAAAATCCAGCTCTTATTGTGAAAATTGACACCGGCAGCGCCGTGGGCAGCGTGCCAATGCAGGTAATCCAATGCCCAAAGAGCGGAGACGAACGCATTGCTTGCGCCATCGACGCCGCCCGTGTAGTCGTTCGCCTCGGTCATTCTGTAGGTGAGGCCTTCGCTCTCGACCGGCTCGAGAACGTGGTGAACGAGCACCTCATACCGTTCTTTGGGCCAGTCGCGAGACAGCATCGACTCAACGGCGGTATCGACGCTGACGCCGGCAGCGCTTTGGCCGGGGTAGTCGTGCTGCGTGACGAACAAGATCTTGCCGGAGTTTTTTTCGTCGTGAGCGAATCGCTGTGTCCAGGATTGACCTTCGAAGTCTGTGTCTTTTGTGCCGGGCACCGGATAATCCGACCCAGTGTCAGGGCCGGTGAATTTTGCGGCGGCCGTGGTTCGCTCAATTTCAGATGCGAAGCTTCGCCAATCGTGCAAAAAGGATGGATAAGCCGTGCCCGGTGTGTCAGGCGTGGTCTCTACGATGCGCGGGTCTCGCTCAAGGCCCCGCGACGTATGAAACGAATGCCAGTCGGGTTCATTGCCGATCTGAAAACAGATCAACTGAGGCGCGTAGTGCTTTTCGATGTATTGGGCAATAGCGGCATCCTGCTGCATGTCTCCGTTCAGCAATCGCAAGGTGTAGATCACCTTCACATCGGCCGCCTTTGCGAAGCCGAACAGCTCATCGATATCTGCGGAGCCAGGGATTTTGAACTCCGGACCGTCTGCGGTGCCACCGCCGACGCGCAGATTGCGGATTCCAATTGCGCGGAAAAGCTCAATCAACTGCTTGTCGTCGGGACTGAACAGATGCTGTCCCCGTTTGTCCGGATTAAGGTTTGAAGATTCGAAGCTGAGTCCGGCGAAGTCGTGAGGGATTCGAGGTCCGGGCTGGTCTGAAATCTTAACGGTCACACGTGATTGCGCGAAGGCACAGAAGGCGCCCACACTTGCCCAAACGACGGGCTGTGCAATGAGCTTCAAATTAAAGCGCAAAGAGAACCTCAAACATGTTGGCACTGCCGCGACCAGCAAACCCTCGATGAAAGCATCGTAAGTTCGCGCAAAGACAATGTCAATCTATTGTGATCGATTTTCGCTCTCAATCTCTGCCTATTGGCGATCACAGAAGCAGATCTACGGGTTACTGAATTTCAGAGGTGGACGCTGACAATTGTTGCCATGATGAAAAGCGCTTGTGTCACTCCTCTTCATTAGCAATCGATTCGTCCCAGGTACTGCGGCTTTGGTCCCTGAATCCGTGAATTTATACGCGAGCAGGACCCACCTACAGATATCCGAATGATCGCGGCTTGATTGCGATGCTCATACCCAAACCACAGGTGACGTGTCGCCGACTCATCCCAACGATGTCGCCTCTCGTCACGCGCCTCTGCGGCACGTCACTTCCACGCGCCGATGCGCCCAATAGGCGATATACATGCACAGCGCTTACGCAGGCCAGTGACGGCCCTGCGTACAGCCGCCCCGGGGAGGGAATGGAGTGCTGCTCAACAAAGAGTGCCCAGAGTGCTGTACGCAGGGCAATCAACTGGTGCGTACCCGGAGGGGAAAGATGAAGCCTTCATTCAGAGCACTCAGCCTGCTTTTGTTACTCGCCGCTTGCTCCTTCGCAGCTATGGCGCAAACCAGCAAAGGGATTCTTGCCGGCGTAATCCGTGATAATACCGGCGCCGTGATTCCGAGTGCTTCAATAACCATCACCGAGCAGGCTACGGGAGCCGCGCGCACTTCCCACTCCGACGCGCAGGGAACATTTCGCGTCGACGCGATGAATCCGGGACTCTACACGATACGAGTGGAGATGAACGGATTCGTCACGAAGGTCGTTCAGGACCTCAACGTGCAGCCCTCGATCGTGACTGACTATGACCCTGTGATGATTCCTGGCGGTGTGTCAGAGTCCGTACTGGTTGAAGCAAACTCGAACACGATCAACACGGAGAATGGTCAGCTTGCGGGAACGATCAGCAGCGCAGAGCTTTCGAGTGTGCCGATCTTCACGCTGAATCCTATTGAGCTCGCGACCACGATCCCCGGCGTTCAGGTTGTGGATTCCAATCTTGGACTCGGCGGGATCGGCGGCAACTTTGAACAGATCGAAGTCAATGGCACCCGTCCGCGCGCGAATAACTTCATGATGGATGGGCAGGACATAAACGATACCGGCATCGGTGGCCAGTCTTTCAATCCGCAGATCCCAGATGCCTTTGAAACCGTGACTGCCATCACCAACTCCGCTTCAGCAGAATACGGACGCGCAGGCGGAGCGATTGTGAACCTGGTTACAAAGAGCGGTAGCAGTAAATTTCATGGTGATGCCTGGGAGCTCTATTCAGGTTCTGGGCTAGATTCTCTTGATGGCATCACGCGTAAGGGCAAACCATATCCGAATAACCCAAAGGCACGTTACGACGAGCACCAGCCAGGTTTCACCGCAGGTGGTCCGATTTGGAAAAATAAGCTGTTCGCATTCGGCGGCTTGGTTGTTGAACGGTACTTTGGGAATTCGCAGCCGGGAGCGTTTGAATATCCAGATGCTGCCGGTTACGCACAACTGCAGGCGATCGGCGGACCACAGGTCACGTTGCTCGATAGCTACCTGTATAACGGGTCTTACCTCACCAGCTATGTCAACGTCGGCGAGGCGAATGCGTACGCGATCACTTCACGCCCTGGCTGTCCGAGTGGTTGCACCATCACTACGGCGCTGTTCGAGCGACCTGCCGTTGCACAACAAGCTCCTGAGACACAGTGGATCTATCGCATTGATTTCACGCCGCGGCAACAGGATCAGTTTTCTTGGCGCTATCTTCACGATCGGGCCAACTTCGTGCCCGATCTGGGCGTAAATTTCTCCGGCCTTCCCGGGTTCGATGGCGAGGTCGGCGGTCCTACGGAGCTGGGTCAGGGTGCGTGGACGCACATCTTCACCGCCAAGCTCCTGAACGAGTTCCGTGCGTCGGAAACTCGGCTGGACATTCTGTTCCAGGGAACGCCGCAGTCCCAAGCTAACCCGCTCTATACAGCTCCGAATATCACATTCAATGGACAAGGATTCGGAGGGGCAGCGACGCCGCTTGGCTTCGCCCAGACAATTCTGCCGCAGGGCACCATCCAGGACCTGTATCAGTACCAGGATACGGTGAGCTGGACCCACGGTCGGCAGACGTGGCGCATCGGTGCCGATGTCGGTCGCGACATTGAGATCGACCTCGTGGCTCAAAACGCCAATGGTGGCCTTCTCTACACGTCGGGTGGAGGCGCATCGGCCCTGGACAATTTCCTTGATAATTATCTAGGTTCTTCCGGGCAAGCCAGCAAGACCTTCGGACCTACGCGCGTGGATCCGCACAGCTGGCGCACGGCCACATTTGCGCAGGATGATGTCAAGCTCACACCGGAGCTGACGCTCAATCTGGGTTTGCGTTACGACTATCTGACAAATCCCGAGAACTCTCTGCCATATCCAGCGGTTGATATCAACAACCCATATCAACCCATCACGACCGTCGTTCCTGTGATCAACGACAAGAACAATATCGCTCCGCGGTTCGGCTTCGCCTGGAATCCGCATGGTAGCGTCTTTGCAGACGGCAAGACGGTTTTCCGCGGCGGCTTCGGCGGATTTTACGACACAGACTTCACGAACATCGTCACGAATGGGGCTCAAGCGGCGCCCAATGCGCCCACGGGAACGCTGACCTGCACAGGCAGCACATGCCCACGAGGATTGGGCAACTCCACCGGCCTGCTCAACACGATTTCACCAACCTTGACCGCCATGTCTACGGTGCAAACCGTGTCGAACCATATGGTCAATCCGCTCACATGGCAATGGAACTTCGGGATTGAGCGCCAACTACCGGGCCAGTTTAGGATCGCACTAAATTATGTCGGCAATCGCGGTGAAAAGCTGTTTGCTAACCAGCAATTGAACTACGAGGTGAATGGTGTCCGGATTAATCCGAGCCGGGGCATCATCAACATCCGTTCAAATCGAGCCGACTCCGAATACAACAGTGCGCAGGTCGAAGTTTCGCGGCAGTACTCGCATGGATTGTTCGTACGCGCAGTCTATGTTTACGGAAAGGATCTGGATGACGCGTCGGAGGTGTTTGGCACCTTTGCATCACCGACATCGTATTCGGCAAATCTTGCACCCAACGGTCTCCACCAGGACTGGGGACCCTCCGTCTGGGACCATCGTCAATATGCCTCGTTTATTTACTCCTGGACACCTGGGGGATTCCACTCCAGCAGGAAGGGCGTGAATACGGCACTCAGCGTCTTTACGCGACACTTCACGATCTCGGGAACGACGGAACTGCAGTCAGGTCCTTATACGACTTTCAACTTCAACGGTCTGGATATGAACGACGACGGTAGTTCCGCGAACGATCGTCCGCTCGTTGCCAATGCCAGCCAGCCTATCGATACGGCCGCCTTTGACGGATACTATTTCGGGCCGCCGTATACTCCCGGCGTCTATTATGATGCCGCCACCGGTAACCCTGTCCCTCCAACACAAGAGCATTGGCTTGTGCCGCATGGCGCGCAATATATGCCATTTGAGATCGGTCGGAACAGCTTTGAGAACCCAGGCACACAATATTGGAACCTCAGCCTTGAAAAGGACGTGCCCTCGTCGTGGTTTCACCTCGACCGCGGCATGCTTGTTCTCAGAGTGGAGGCGCAGAACTTTACAAACCACGACAATCTCGGCCCGCTGGATATCAATCTTCTTGATATCGGCACACCCGCTTACATGAATCGGTCGAATGCCACGGAGCCCATGAACCGGCACCTGCTTCTATGGGCCAAGTTCCGCTTCTGACCATTCTGTCGCAACCGCTCAGTGGCCGAAAGAATCTCTTTCGGCCACTCGTGTTTTGTGACGAATCGACGATTGGCGGGGACGAGGCGCCGATCACTCTCTTACGGCGCAAACTTTAAGTGGCCGACTTAATTATTCTGCTATCCGATAGCATGTTGCGTTGGTGACAATGGCTAATCATTCAGAACTACTGGAGGCTCCGAAGGAGGGCATTGTCTGAAACTGTCCTATACCTATTCCGTTGCACGTCGGCCGTTGTATATGCATCCGTTGCTGTTTGCGGCAGCCTGGTTGTTGATGGGCGTTCTGTTCTCTGTGCAGGACTGGGCGGAGATCCATCGCCTCAACGTGCATCTGCATTTCGGACAGATTCTATGGGCGTGGGAGGTGATGTACATCATCTGGGCTGCATTCCTCTGGATTCTGGTTCGGTTCTGGGGGGAATGGCTTCTGCAGGTGAAAGTCCTCCAAACGCTCCTTTACCTTCTTCCGCTGAGCATAGCGCTTACGGTCCTGGAGGAAATGCTTTGGCTGCTTTGTTTCCCGCAATATCCCATCAGCCCATCGCATTTGAGCTATTGGGTTCGGCTCGGGCAGGTCCTTCGCCAGGAGATGATCGATGGCATCATCATCTTTTGGGTGGCCTTCTTTTTCTATCGTGGCGCCACCTACTATACCCGGCTTCGTGAGAAAGAAACTGCCGCGGAGCAGCTCAAGACCGAACTCGTCCATGCCCAGATGAGCGCCCTGCGCACCAACCTCAATCCACACTTTCTGTTCAATACGCTCAATGGAATCTCCAGCCTGATGCGGACCGACGTGGGAAGTGCAGATGAAATGCTGGAACAACTTGCCAGTCTGCTGCGTATTACGTTGCAACGCGAGGACGTTCAGCAGATTCGGCTGAGCGACGAGATCGGGTTTGTCGAAATGTATATGGCGATGCAGCAACGAAGGTTTGCTGGGCGCGTTCGCGAGCACGTGCGAATTGCTCCGGAGCTGCATGATGCCCTCGTCCCTGCAATGCTTCTTCAGCCAATCGTCGAGAATGCATACACACACGGCATCTCGCGTGTGGATCGTGATGGTTTTCTGGAAATCGAGGCGCAAAGGATCGGCGACCGCGTGTGCATCAAGATCACGAACAGCGGCAGCGGGATCCAGGATGTCTCGAACGGTGGCGGCCGAGGGCTGACAAATGTAAAGAGTCGCCTGCAGTTGCATTACGGGGAAAGACAGAGCTTCATTCTGCAGGAGCGGGTGCCTGGGGTCGTGACAGCCATGTTGACCTTCCCCTTCCAGCGTGGCCCCGCTGAAACAGAGATGGCCGTGAACTATGGTGCGTGATGATCCCAACAGTTTTGGCAGATGATGAGGTGCTTGCGCGTCAGAAACTACGCCAGATGCTGCGCGAAGATCCGGAGATTGAGATCGTGGGTGAATGCGCCAGCCTGACGGAAACAATCGAGCTGGTGCGCAGCACAAGACCGCGTCTCCTCTTCCTGGACATTCGGATGCCTGGCGGCGATGCGTTTCAGGTGATCGATGAGCTCTCGAACCGTGGCAATTTTAAGATGCCGCAGATTATCTTTACCACTGCTTATGATAGCTACGCTCTCCGCGCATTTGAGATCGATGCGGCGGACTATCTTCTTAAGCCGTACACAAACGACCGGTTGCAGGTAGCACTGCAGCGTGTCTGCAGGCAGATCAAAGCCGATCAATTTGGGGTTTCCGAGACAACTCACTCGCCGAGGGAAAACGGATATTCGAAGCGCATCGTATTCAAGTCACGAGGTCGCATCATCTTTCTTCCCGTTTCGCAGATCCGGTGGATCGGCGCAGAGGAAAACTACGTCCGCATCTCCACCGACAATGAGATGCACCTATTGCGCGAAACAATGGCGCGGATCGAGGAGAAGTTGGACCCGCAAACATTCCTGCGCATCCACCGTTCGTCGATTGTGAATCTGCAGTTTGTAAAAGAGGTCCGTACTGAGGGGAATGGCGAGTCCGCCGTCGTACTGCTCAACGGGCAAAAGCTTGTGATGAGCCGCAGCTATCGCACACGTATCAACGAGTGGCTCGCGCGAAGTTGATCTGCATGCTTTTGACGCTCGTCACAAAACCAAACGCCCTGTCACACAATGATCGACATAGCTAGTATCGCTCGAAGAAGATGCTTCGCAGGAAGCTTGTCTAGTGCGTGGGGAGCTCTTCGATGAATTCATTGGCGCTCGAGGCCGAATCGATTTCGACTTTTGCCTCCGACCCTCTTAGCAGGCACTCGTTCGCAATTCATCTGTCCACAGAGATCGCCGCCGCCCAGCGTTGCCTCTTCTACGCTCTTACTCTGCCCGAGTACCTTGAAGCGTGGCTGCACATGCCAGACACTACTACCGTTCGTGCCAGCCTGTCGGATTGCCCTGATGAATTTCGGCTTGACCGATACTGTCATCTGCAGCACGTCGGCAGCATCCTGATCCGTTTTCATACGATGTCGGAGAACTCGATACACCTTGCCTGGCGGAGCTTCACGGACGTAACCACATCGTCCACCTCAGTCCAGGTCAGACTTCGGGGTAGGCGGCGGCTTTGTAGGCTCGACCTAACACACAGCGGGTTTCGCAGCGAAGAGGAGATCCACTGGTACGACGACATGTGGACGCGCTCACTCACAGACCTTAGTCGCTTAATGAGCCGCTAGCCGGACGGTGACTCGGTACGTATCGGTGTTTGTGTTACCTCAAAGCACCAGATGCGTGCCTTTTTAATCTGCGACGGGGACCCGATCGTTGATCGAAAGGTCGAGCTCGCGCCGGGCAAGCCTATTAATACCTCAATCGAGCGCATTTCGATTCCGTGAGCATATAAGAAGTTGGAACCGGGATGTCCGTGCCGGAGGCTATAGTCGACGCAGTAATAGCTATTGTGTGCGACGGGAAAATGAAGAGATCGCCCGCTTAGCGTGGTCGGGGCCACTAAGATCACATCCGACGGAAGGAACGCCTGATATTGATCATGGACGCGCACAGCCAGGTTGGCCGACCACAGAAACATCTGAGCGAGCGGCGTGCGATTGTACAGCCGGACCTTAGCGCCAACGATCGCCTCGCCTGGTGAAAGGTGAAGCCCACTATCCCCTTCATGCGGAGCATCGGATCTTGGCTGGCCCGAGAAAGCGTTGACAAGATGAAGAGCGATGCTCTAACGTCCTGTTGCGCGGTAGAGACCAGATAGAACCGCCCACGGGGGCCCTTTTGGGCGCTCTCGTGGGCGGTTTTTCATGCATCAATAGTGTGCGACCATGCGAAGCTAGATCGACTAAGGAATCTTAGAGTTGAATCACGTAAATCGGCGTCAGCTCGTTCAAGGGCCGCTTCGCTGTTCTCCACACAGCGCCATGAAGAAAGATTTGGGCGTCACGGGTTTCATTTAGGCAAAACATTAGGGTAGGCGCGCTAATTTTGCAGGTCGGCGAAGACTCTCTTAGGAGCGTCTTTTCGACGGCATCTTGATTCAGGGGAATAACAACGAATTGCAAGAGGTCCTTTCATGTTCATCTCTCGATCATCGTTGCGAATAAAGAAGTTGAGCTTGTACGTCTTCTGTGGTTTCGTTGTATGTTTCTCGTTGCACTGCAACGTAATGGCGGCTACCCTTCCTCAGCCGACTGCAAAGACCGCGCAAGGAGAGGTCGCGGGCAAGTGGATTCTTGATGACACACAGAAGGCGTTCTTGGGACTTCCCTATGCGGCTCCGCCAGTTGGGCAGTTGCGCTGGAGGGCTCCCCAGCCACCGGCCACTTGGAAAGGGATGCGCGATGCGACGAAGTTTGCGGGGCGCTGCGAACAGTGGCACATCTGGAATGACTACATCTTCCTGGACCCTGGACCTACAGAGGACTGTCTTTATCTAAACGTGTACGCTCCAGCGTCGGCGAATAAAACGAGCAACCTGCCGGTGATGATGTGGATTCACGGCGGCGGATTTGCTGCGGGCGCCAGCTCGGAACCGCGCTATACCAATTCCGCACTTGTCCCGAAGGGTGTCATCCTCGTGACGATCAACTACCGACTTAATGTCTTCGGCTTTCTGGCGAGTGAGAATCTTGCGGAGGAGTCTGGAGGGCACTCCG
This genomic interval from Acidobacteriaceae bacterium contains the following:
- a CDS encoding LytTR family DNA-binding domain-containing protein, whose product is MIPTVLADDEVLARQKLRQMLREDPEIEIVGECASLTETIELVRSTRPRLLFLDIRMPGGDAFQVIDELSNRGNFKMPQIIFTTAYDSYALRAFEIDAADYLLKPYTNDRLQVALQRVCRQIKADQFGVSETTHSPRENGYSKRIVFKSRGRIIFLPVSQIRWIGAEENYVRISTDNEMHLLRETMARIEEKLDPQTFLRIHRSSIVNLQFVKEVRTEGNGESAVVLLNGQKLVMSRSYRTRINEWLARS
- a CDS encoding carboxypeptidase regulatory-like domain-containing protein, whose translation is MKPSFRALSLLLLLAACSFAAMAQTSKGILAGVIRDNTGAVIPSASITITEQATGAARTSHSDAQGTFRVDAMNPGLYTIRVEMNGFVTKVVQDLNVQPSIVTDYDPVMIPGGVSESVLVEANSNTINTENGQLAGTISSAELSSVPIFTLNPIELATTIPGVQVVDSNLGLGGIGGNFEQIEVNGTRPRANNFMMDGQDINDTGIGGQSFNPQIPDAFETVTAITNSASAEYGRAGGAIVNLVTKSGSSKFHGDAWELYSGSGLDSLDGITRKGKPYPNNPKARYDEHQPGFTAGGPIWKNKLFAFGGLVVERYFGNSQPGAFEYPDAAGYAQLQAIGGPQVTLLDSYLYNGSYLTSYVNVGEANAYAITSRPGCPSGCTITTALFERPAVAQQAPETQWIYRIDFTPRQQDQFSWRYLHDRANFVPDLGVNFSGLPGFDGEVGGPTELGQGAWTHIFTAKLLNEFRASETRLDILFQGTPQSQANPLYTAPNITFNGQGFGGAATPLGFAQTILPQGTIQDLYQYQDTVSWTHGRQTWRIGADVGRDIEIDLVAQNANGGLLYTSGGGASALDNFLDNYLGSSGQASKTFGPTRVDPHSWRTATFAQDDVKLTPELTLNLGLRYDYLTNPENSLPYPAVDINNPYQPITTVVPVINDKNNIAPRFGFAWNPHGSVFADGKTVFRGGFGGFYDTDFTNIVTNGAQAAPNAPTGTLTCTGSTCPRGLGNSTGLLNTISPTLTAMSTVQTVSNHMVNPLTWQWNFGIERQLPGQFRIALNYVGNRGEKLFANQQLNYEVNGVRINPSRGIINIRSNRADSEYNSAQVEVSRQYSHGLFVRAVYVYGKDLDDASEVFGTFASPTSYSANLAPNGLHQDWGPSVWDHRQYASFIYSWTPGGFHSSRKGVNTALSVFTRHFTISGTTELQSGPYTTFNFNGLDMNDDGSSANDRPLVANASQPIDTAAFDGYYFGPPYTPGVYYDAATGNPVPPTQEHWLVPHGAQYMPFEIGRNSFENPGTQYWNLSLEKDVPSSWFHLDRGMLVLRVEAQNFTNHDNLGPLDINLLDIGTPAYMNRSNATEPMNRHLLLWAKFRF
- a CDS encoding histidine kinase, yielding MIDGIIIFWVAFFFYRGATYYTRLREKETAAEQLKTELVHAQMSALRTNLNPHFLFNTLNGISSLMRTDVGSADEMLEQLASLLRITLQREDVQQIRLSDEIGFVEMYMAMQQRRFAGRVREHVRIAPELHDALVPAMLLQPIVENAYTHGISRVDRDGFLEIEAQRIGDRVCIKITNSGSGIQDVSNGGGRGLTNVKSRLQLHYGERQSFILQERVPGVVTAMLTFPFQRGPAETEMAVNYGA